TGGCCTACATTTGTCGATACCATCATTGGTCGCCACGGTTATATAGGCCGTCCAAAGCCTGGCTTCAGGGTACATTCATTTGTTCCAATAAAACCTTACCGATGCTCTGAATTTATGTAATGTTATACATCCAACTGATCCAGAACAATCCATGCCTTACTTAGCGTAACGGTATATCACTTGGCCATGCAATATCTGAACAAGGTGTCGCCACAGATCCAAGCAAAATAGCTGCAGTGAAATCATAAAACGCCCACGATCTCTcaactaagtacatgtacatgtgaaaaaaaaatcattatctgGGTTAAGTTTAATAGTAAAATGTCTGAAAAGAGGTAGGTCGCCCTTTCCGAATAGTTCGCCTACTCAATCGTTTTAACAGGAAGTACAACTTTTCTATATTAATATGAACATACACTGTATATACCTTAACTTGAGCCACAAATTCAGGAAATTGACATCGATAACTCGTCTGAACCCCGTGTAGAGTGTTTATAGATAATGAttatgcgcggatctagaggatGTCGGGTggtcagaccccccccccccccaccaaaaacTCAGTCCCTTCCACACTAATGCGTTAATTATACAGACAGTGTCGTActatatatatacctgtatattGTTCCGGGTATGttcatacaatgtacatgtgcgcagtatacatgtatacatgaggTGAGGAAGtataaaaacttaaataattAATGATACTTCTTGTGGGGAAAAACCCTACTTACAATTCGAACCTGCAACCCCGCCATAAATTAACAAGCACATCTACACTCTACTATCAGGCCATTTATACAACAGTTATACACTAAGTATGATACTGTCTTTTCAATATATGTTGTGCTATAAAagaatatctaattaaagtacGTCaatccaaatacatgtatttgatcaaCTTTTACAAAATACGGACTTCTGAATTCTCTATCTCGATTGCAACTTGACTTcttacattcaaattttggtcaaacaATAGCAATATCCAAGTTAACTATTCTAGACATTAATATTAGTAAttagatttgaaaattttgagcttttaaaagtaatttaacaaaatgttgtaaaatattgatgattgtttgattttattaaagtgCTAAATAAAGTATGCCGTTTATAGTATTCCAGATGTGTCTGCTATACATGTAAGCTTACTAACCtgtatatttatgtacatgtagttacacaTAGCAGTATTAGAGAAATTCATTAACTGATCTGTACGAAACTTTGAAAACAATGgtactttaaaatttttattcaatgtaaTAAACAAGATCATGAAAATTAAAGGATATGTTCTACTCCAAACCTAGCACCCACGATTACAATGTCGTACTTTTACCTCAATCACAACGCCTGCCATTCAATATTCTTGGTCCTTTTGTCTAAAAAGTGAGCGATATCGTCATGATATACGAGTACTGTCCCTTGGTATGTATGCTGTTAACTACTTGTATATTTAatttacgttttaaaaaatatgaatacagATACATTTGATATTATCAATGTTTTATAACTGGCGCAATATTTGTATCCATGCTGTTTCACAAACAAGTGACCACTTTACACtagcatctttttttttaaagaaagcattACATACCTTGGTTTCAATCactttttcttatatataactAACTCGTACATAACTATACATGACACAATCCACAACCCGCTTTATAATGCAGAACATTTTCGTACTGTTAAATATTGTTCACAATTATTCATACCTATTTGTAGGACAAATTCCACATAAATTACAGTTGACTTGACtggaagagagagagatagagagagagatgtgATATTACTAGAACTTAAACACTTAACAATTTCAACCCTTAGAGATATGGACAGATATAGCCTGGGGAGGATCTTGGAATCAGTACAATTTCTCATAGGTAATAGGATTAATATGATTATGTTTCTCTGATGTAACAGTATCCCTGTACCttcaatttgtattgttattattttgcaAGGTATTGTTAgatatacatgaataaattcagaattttaaaatgatgtttgatGCAACTGCAATAATTTCGAACTATAACCCTGATTGTTTATCCTTATCCACCTGCAACTTTCATTAGCAAGACACACGCAGCAATGTAAAGCGGaaaaactcaaatatttttgtcataaaaatgtCTCGTTTAGatgaagacaatttttatataaccaTACACtatttttcaacaaaacaaaaacaaaaaaaaacttttattagCAAGACACTCATAGCAATGTAAAGGGAAAcaactcaaatatttttgtcataaaaatatcttgttttaatagatgaagatatttttatataaccATACactatttttcaacaaaaacaaGTATTCATATTGCACATTTTTATACACATTTGGTTTGTAACACTTCATatacaaacaacatttttgtttctgtaaatgGAATGGCTCCAATATTGGACCCCCAAAAATGGCTGTCAGCTGACACAAAGTTTTCCATACTCCAGAGGAAGTTTCAACCCAACCACAGGACCAACAGCACTCAGCCAGGAAACAATGTAATGTCTGAAAATTTAGAAAGTTCAGTTTTTCTGACCTTTCACACCTATTGGAGGAATGTTGAACATGCATTGTATCAGACCTGTACCAAATCAGTAACAAAattctttctctttttattgGAAAATTTAATAGACTATGGAACATTTGgcaagaaaaataaacataactgATAGGTTTCTTTAGCAAAAATAAAGTATAATGTCACAGAGGGgtttttaccattttattttcttaatttttaacttaaaatagaaaaattgagttatttccctttttataTAGCAAAATAATTAATGCCGCATCATTTGACAAAATGgccttttgtgtaaaatttgttttcattccaccttttatattttaatactgACCTTTTATCTGTTAGGACTGGAGAGTTTTTCATCAGGTCAGCTGTATGACATGGATGTAGGTAATAGAATGGACGGCCAAGTAAAGGGTGTTCCTAAGTTGatcatcaaaaaacaaaattattgaaaGCCTTAACTTTTCCtatcaaattttgtgaattGGTACTCTGTTTAAAGTCAAATATATTAAAACCagtatcagaaacaaaacattttgtattCATTTGTAATGAGAATATACAATGTGTACATCAAATAAATGTGCTTTGAATACATATGAAAAGTTTACCCACTTGTTGTGTAATAAATGTccatctttcttctgacaatcTCTCTTTATATACATCTGGCACCCTTTTCCAGATTTCCTCTAAGGCTAGAAGTTTTCCACCTTACAAAGTTAATTACAGATACAAATGTCTTCACTATACATTTATGATTAaactgtaaaattattttcagatACATTTTCCTCACTGTTATGGTATAACCGTATATCCATATGTTTTTCCCTAAAATAATAGAGGAGATGATATAACTAGATAAATGTAAACtctaatcatacatgtatgttttaaaatataatttgtatgTATGGTTTTTCTCCATTCTTTATAaggttttttaataaaaaaaaaaaaatacatactgtTATTAACTGGGTATTAATTTATGAtcataattaacaattttttattccCTTGGATAGGGCAAGGCcaattcattttaacaaacattaaAGCCCTTCATTCAAGCCCAAGgtgggtggttttttttttgcaagttaggtggaaattggcccagtggttttccagatgaaaatgtgaaaagtaaaTCAACACTCGAGACGACAATTATGATGATAGACGCtcaaattttgataagaaaagctCTTTTGTGCCTTCCTCTCAGGTGAGTTATCAAGTGAAAATTACATTATTCTTATTGATGAAGATGAACAAATTGGGTTTTCTTAAAGGGTcctggacacgatttgagatcaaaatttaaaattttatttgtttagaaTGGTTAAAATGGGTACTTttaatgctttatcaaatttgaaagaCAAATTTTGagtaataagcaagatacagagtaatctttgaaaatctttgaaaatctttgttttgtaaacaaagctcaagctTTGTTATTGGCttatatatgtgttttattggtatgagtttcaatcaaatgttgctttttctgtttatcatattatttatgaacacattgaatcagtttaccttGTTTGCCACAAGTCATttggtcaaagaaatggtaattccttactttaaattatttgtaaacaaatataagactacTGCTTTGTTTACACAACAATGACTTTTTACCTCTGTATCGCTCTAaaacttgacttctaacattcaaattttggtgaatcattcaaaatgagcaagtaaaccattttatacataaaataagaaaaaaaaaattctgataaaaaataatgtcaaagtccctttaaatatgatttttataaaatttgttctgttaaattattttttatttaaaaatcaaatttacttccaaatacagtaaaaaaaaaaaaggaatttgatATATGTTGTATGAAAATCAAATCCTTTTGGTCGAAATCCCAGTGTACACAGGATTAGCCCAGTGTACACGGGATTAGCTACCTTGTGTGTGGGCATTGAAGTACAGAACTGGCACACCATAGCTGGGGCTATACAGGATGTGATATTCATAAGTCACGACTTCCACGTCAGAATTCCCTCTGACCTGGAAAGCTGCAGCATCTTCCTCTTGCTCTTCCATTAACTGTAATATATCATTATCACTTGTTTAATAACCTCTCCAATCAGAGCTTTAAAAACTTATTAACATCATAACAGAAAAATATGTTCACAAGACTACATTCTTGCATTTATTAACACtaaattaaatttctatttcCATTGTCCTTTGATAACAATAATATACCATatgttttgatttgaaaatcttATTTAGATTGCTATAATAAAAGGAATTCATTTAATGACAAGTTTATTTCAGAATTTGACAAATTCAGCTGTAATTACCAAATTCAAATCTAACAAGACAGACAGGCAATAGGAAATACAGGTGTCAAATCACAAAAGGCACAGAGCATTATTTTGGGTTTGGTCTCAGCTCTCATTTTGAGTATATACTAAAATGAGTTATCCCtcttcaaagtttttaaacacaGAAATGGTTTctgaaaaagttttgtttttaactgcaatcttttgaaataattacTGATAAATGCAACAATTCTTTAGAAGTCTAGCTACTGGTAAGTAaaagtattatataatatcaggGTTGTCTCcaagacccgggaggcggggaattctCCCAcctataatgccttaattacctGGCTATTTTTGCATCTCAAAACAATGTAGCTATATgcaagacccccagacccccttCTACTTCTCCATTtcctccttctacttcaatttttagagacaaccctgataaTATACTTGAAGAAACGTTTAGAACTGGGACACTGTTTGAAAgcctaaattttgaatttcctcagaaaaaaatttcttatataaaagATTCAAGTAAATAgtcttattttgttatttattcaaAACTGACTTAGATTAATCACGGAATACAATGCTTTTACTAAAAGCAAGACTTATGCCAAAAACACTTAATCAACTTGTAGATCATTTGAAGTTAAACTTGTTCCAATGATATTCatgtaaagtttattttttaatcattattttttaatacatgtattacttatctatcaattttttcaaattgtaaatctAAAGAGTGTATTTCATGTACATACTAGAACATATATCTACTTGTAGAAATATATTGTGATAACAATTTTACTCAAGAGCCCTCAAACTAAAATCATGCatgccttttttttaaaaagtgatttacatgtatgttaaacatatagtgttgtgttaaaatataataaccattgaatacatatatgtatacaatgtttatagtaaatcattttttttttctaaatagacATGCATATACAAATAGTTATAAATATTCTTGATGTGCTTTTGATAAATAACTATGTGTTTTATTCGTATTTTTCCTTATCATTTTTTACGGACAAACAAACCAGCTTCCAAAAACTAAAGCAAACAGATTGTCGAAcattaaacacaagaaaaagTAATATCTATTCTATAAGACTATAGATAAGAACAATCAACATGTATCAACCTCTGTGTTTCTGATAACATCGTCATTCATAGTGGATTCTTTATTTTCTGTACTCAAAATAAACACTTCTGTCTTTTTTGCGAATCTTCTACCATcctgtaaacaaaataaagaaattaaaattcagtgaattttttcttttaaacattcAATGACTGCGTAGTTTTTCTGGTTACGCCCCCTTTGTCTGTTCGGGGAGTACACCTGCCTATAATAAACCCCGAGGAAAGCGAAAACCTTTGTGTCGGATACAGCGATGTGCCAAGACATTGTTTCGTCCTGTTTTTGATGGCAACGTATGGTGAGTATATTGAAATACAACAACATAACGTACTTTGGTGTTTACGATTGTCCATTTACTGTCGATTTTACTTGAAAGTGTCAGGAAGAATATAATGCTGTCCCAATATTCGTCTTCCGAAATTGAACCTGCCGCCATGATGGCAGGTTCTTTTCCGAGGGAGGTAAAGAGAATTACCAATACACATGTCGGTTCACGGGGTCAAACATGTGTAATCGTTTATTATTAACTTATTTTtcgatttgttttaatatatcgctatcaattttttgtattaacATTATTGGTAATGTGTTTTGCTATTTTGACCATCTAGAGAGAAGCAAAACAGTACTTAACGTGGTAGGCAATAAAACACATCGAGTTTCCTTTTTGTGCCTCAAGTGTAGATTCGCAGTTTCTAGATCCCCATATTTATTGAGCAAAACTGCCTGGAAAGTAGGTCAGGATATATCTCtactatttgaaaatatttcgaaGTTGACAGGAAAGTGAATTTGAAGCTGTAACATGTGAAATGATTTTGTGtcattcatattcatttttataaataaatttacattaaaatacttattagtatattttattcatttaataaagaTCATATCTGAAGATATTAATTTTACctgaaaaaaagtaaatttcataaaaagcaATTTCTAAAAATTTGACTTAATATGTTATTGTTGATAGCCCTAATTAAAAAGTTACATTCAatctaattttgatttaaacaacaATTAAAAGTGAAACGTGAATCCATCGGCTCTGCTTGAGTCTGGGACAATAAAcatggaaatatt
This portion of the Magallana gigas chromosome 7, xbMagGiga1.1, whole genome shotgun sequence genome encodes:
- the LOC105335109 gene encoding ubiquitin-like-conjugating enzyme ATG10 isoform X2 is translated as MSWHIAVSDTKDGRRFAKKTEVFILSTENKESTMNDDVIRNTELMEEQEEDAAAFQVRGNSDVEVVTYEYHILYSPSYGVPVLYFNAHTQGGKLLALEEIWKRVPDVYKERLSEERWTFITQQEHPLLGRPFYYLHPCHTADLMKNSPVLTDKRHYIVSWLSAVGPVVGLKLPLEYGKLCVS
- the LOC105335109 gene encoding ubiquitin-like-conjugating enzyme ATG10 isoform X1; the encoded protein is MAAGSISEDEYWDSIIFFLTLSSKIDSKWTIVNTKDGRRFAKKTEVFILSTENKESTMNDDVIRNTELMEEQEEDAAAFQVRGNSDVEVVTYEYHILYSPSYGVPVLYFNAHTQGGKLLALEEIWKRVPDVYKERLSEERWTFITQQEHPLLGRPFYYLHPCHTADLMKNSPVLTDKRHYIVSWLSAVGPVVGLKLPLEYGKLCVS
- the LOC105335109 gene encoding ubiquitin-like-conjugating enzyme ATG10 isoform X3, with translation MNDDVIRNTELMEEQEEDAAAFQVRGNSDVEVVTYEYHILYSPSYGVPVLYFNAHTQGGKLLALEEIWKRVPDVYKERLSEERWTFITQQEHPLLGRPFYYLHPCHTADLMKNSPVLTDKRHYIVSWLSAVGPVVGLKLPLEYGKLCVS